The Montipora capricornis isolate CH-2021 chromosome 1, ASM3666992v2, whole genome shotgun sequence genome contains a region encoding:
- the LOC138044060 gene encoding tubulin monoglutamylase TTLL4-like encodes MTSRTPSEKSLSSRLNHMQISKQPSGLCRAKATPPVLKAHFMSSQKDPKFVPYPPQKARPVATKSTSLVARNDVRPVPPTQPKTKKRLVRKFYDIHKQDGIIYEGRVSGDGESLDNEEFFEKSRCPSWERMPGDGCISDIAEEDEDAEEDKNCEEEEIDEDEDGFDKENFDDDFDNCDESDEAGFSDVGDDDDDDDEDGCQSSISSAASSQVSVAKTRASSARLSRGSGPVGQSKPSSSSSRSTACKKANAWTTQADEERKDKLSPLVPSFFAHLPPTIYFFVEGEKVAPLPAELRKLLKWKMSSITPNVIKQCIARTGFKPTKRNDWLGYWGKHMKANCFKSVREYQKVNHFPGTFQIGRKDRLWRNLSKMMVHHGKKEYGFVPQTFVLPYDFKLLKRAWDDGNGRQKWILKPPASARGIGIRVIHKWTQIPRKRPVIVQRYLAKPYLINGSKFDLRIYVYVTSYDPLRIYVFEDGLVRFATCKYSTSMKSLSNKFMHLTNYSINKKNEGAYEANSDENACQGHKWSLKALWGYMKRINVNFNHVWETIKDLVVKAIIASDSAVNTMVKQNVRKRSCCHELFGFDVMLDENLKPWLLEVNISPSLHSTSQLDRNIKGQMVKDLLNLAGLRIPENFITTSTSSTSIMNQFVQDKGTPGLSADERAKRSFYIQYHLDERTKQSILDILTPDDIRMLMETEDENSRRGCFQRVFPSISSNKFLRFFESQRYYNILLDEWTRKYMREGRSTALGIAVLQAYAEKKLHLGPTSDPIHQWTCPHGVAYRSSSAPVLGLENSFVRSSVSGSFLLPKIKKKTTKSHAAKLSSTSATSSERTKPLLRTRVKSTI; translated from the exons ATGACTTCCAGGACACCTTCTGAAAAGAGTTTGTCATCTAGGCTGAACCACATGCAAATATCTAAACAACCAAGTGGACTCTGCCGAGCTAAAGCTACTCCCCCTGTTCTTAAGGCACATTTTATGTCATCGCAAAAAGACCCGAAATTTGTGCCGTACCCACCACAAAAAGCCAGACCCGTTGCTACAAAGTCAACCTCATTGGTTGCCAGAAACGACGTTAGGCCAGTACCACCCACTCaaccaaaaacaaagaaaagactaGTGCGGAAGTTTTACGATATTCACAAACAGGATGGAATTATTTATGAAGGAAGAGTTAGCGGAGATGGAGAGTCTTTGGATAATGAAGagttttttgaaaaatcaagatgTCCATCATGGGAACGCATGCCAGGGGATGGATGTATATCTGACATAGcagaagaagatgaagatgcAGAGGAGGACAAGAATTGTGAGGAGGAAGAGattgatgaagatgaagatgggtttgacaaggaaaactttGACGATGATTTTGATAACTGTGATGAATCTGATGAAG CTGGCTTCTCTGATGTTggcgacgatgatgatgatgatgatgaagacggGTGTCAGTCATCGATAAGTTCTGCAGCTTCATCACAAGTGTCTGTTGCAAAAACCAGGGCATCAAGTGCAAGGTTGAGCAGGGGATCAGGGCCTGTAGGCCAATCAAAACCTTCATCATCGAGTAGTAGAAGTACGGCCTGTAAGAAAGCCAATGCATGGACAACACAAGCTGATGAAGAAAGAAAGGATAAGCTTTCACCACTGGTTCCAAGTTTTTTTGCCCATTTACCACCTACAATTTACTTTTTTGTTGAGGGAGAAAAAG TGGCTCCACTTCCTGCTGAATTACGAAAACTGCTCAAATGGAAAATGAGTTCAATAACACCAAATGTCATAAAGCAATGCATTGCAAGAACAGGATTTAAACCAACCAAGA GAAATGACTGGTTAGGTTACTGGGGAAAGCATATGAAAGCAAACTGTTTCAAAAGTGTCAGAGAGTACCAGAAG GTCAATCATTTTCCTGGCACCTTTCAAATTGGAAGAAAAGACCGACTCTGGAGAAATCTTTCAAAAATGATGGTTCACCATGGGAAGAAG GAGTATGGCTTTGTCCCTCAAACCTTTGTTCTGCCCTATGATTTCAAACTTCTCAAGAGAGCTTGGGATGATGGGAATGGTAGGCAGAAATGGATTCTCAAACCG CCTGCTTCAGCAAGGGGGATTGGAATTCGAGTAATTCACAAATGGACACAGATACCACGGAAAAGGCCAGTTATTGTCCAAAG GTATCTTGCCAAGCCATATCTCATCAATGGCAGCAAGTTTGATCTTCGTATTTATGTATATGTCACTTCATACGATCCTttgagaatttatgtttttgaaGATGGACTAGTGAGATTTGCAACTTGCAA GTATTCCACTTCTATGAAGAGCCTGAGCAATAAATTCATGCACTTGACAAATTACAGCATCAACAAGAAAAATGAAGGAGCATATGAAGCTAACTCCGATGAAAATGCCTGCCAGGGTCATAAATG GAGTTTGAAGGCACTGTGGGGATACATGAAACGTATCAATGTTAACTTCAACCATGTTTGGGAAACAATAAAGGATCTGGTAGTTAAAGCAATCATAGC GTCTGATTCAGCGGTGAATACAATGGTTAAGCAAAATGTCAGGAAAAG GTCATGCTGCCATGAGTTGTTTGGTTTTGATGTTATGCTTGATGAAAATCTTAAACCTTGGCTTTTAGAAGTCAACATTTCCCCAAG TCTTCACTCTACTTCTCAACTCGATCGCAACATAAAGGGACAGATGGTAAAGGACTTGCTGAACCTTGCTGGTCTCCGTATACCTGAGAACTTCATCACAACGTCTACGTCAAG TACCAGCATCATGAACCAGTTTGTTCAAGACAAAGGTACACCAGGTCTATCAGCCGATGAGAGAGCAAAG cgttCCTTTTATATCCAGTACCATCTGGATGAG CGCACAAAGCAGTCCATTCTGGACATTTTGACACCAGATGACATAAGAATGCTCATGGAGACTGAAGATGAG aacaGTCGAAGGGGTTGTTTTCAGAGAGTTTTTCCTTCAATTTCGTCTAATAAGTTTCTCAGGTTTTTTGAATCCCAG CGTTATTACAACATTTTACTAGATGAATGGACAAGAAAATACATGAGAGAGGGACGCAGCACAGCGTTGG GTATAGCAGTTCTTCAGGCATATGCCGAAAAGAAACTTCATCTAGGGCCAACCTCAGACCCAATTCATCag TGGACATGTCCCCATGGTGTGGCCTACAGATCATCTTCTGCTCCTGTGTTGGGGCTGGAAAATAGTTTTGTCAGATCAAG tgTTTCAGGGTCATTTCTTCTTCCcaagataaaaaagaaaacaacaaagtcACATGCAGCGAAG